One Pseudomonas sp. HOU2 genomic window carries:
- a CDS encoding TonB-dependent siderophore receptor has translation MPAPFRLTPVTLGLSAVLSSGFAYSATELPATAISAEEQAEDPRVKISTTATRTSTPVRYVPQAIDSIKTSNVADYGTNDIGDALSGIPNVSSSADTRFDSLRIRGFDASNDFYLDGIRDDSQYKRDLHNIERVEVLKGPAAVLYGRGSQGGIVNRVSKLPEFGRRSTIEAQGGSEDLRSLYADLSTDPSENLSLRLNMGNMDENSFRDGVSGNRQLFAPSMSWQLTPDLNWLVQYEYSRYNRTPDRGIPGVNGRPADVGRDTTYGNDHDFIDDKAQSLRSKFTYEINDAWQLRQTLGVFKLDSDFDNTYLTGFDPKTNKVARQHWQQDLTTRNVYNNLELEGGFDTFGLEHRLLTGVEIGSQRRDPKLYNAATGKTPGAQPVPSLDLFNPNRELRHTGSMQTFSDSHTEVESRAVYVQDQLRLNDQWQLLAGLRYDTFDIESTNKLKNITEDRDSHSTSPRFGIVWTPLQNHSFYASWSKTFSPVGGGLIGITPGAAGNTNDLSPELTKQKEIGVKSDWLDDRLSTTLAVYDLELYNRRTSDPNDPTLTVMTGLQRSRGIELTATGKLVGNWYMRGGVGVQDTTIEKDNNGLEGKRVNNVAKHNGSLFLTWKPEMGWYGETGLTLVGQRYADNANTTVLPGYGRWDALVGYRFKDWDLRTALNNITDREYYASATSQYQIQPGAPRSVVMTGTYSF, from the coding sequence ATGCCTGCCCCGTTCCGCCTCACGCCCGTCACCCTTGGATTGTCTGCCGTTCTGTCCAGCGGTTTTGCTTATTCCGCCACTGAACTGCCCGCCACGGCGATCAGCGCCGAAGAACAAGCCGAGGACCCGCGCGTCAAGATCAGCACCACTGCGACTCGCACTTCGACCCCGGTGCGTTACGTGCCGCAGGCCATCGACTCGATCAAGACCTCGAACGTCGCCGACTACGGCACCAATGACATCGGTGACGCCCTGAGCGGGATTCCCAACGTCAGCAGCAGCGCCGACACGCGCTTCGACAGTCTGCGCATCCGCGGCTTCGACGCCAGCAACGACTTCTATCTGGACGGCATTCGCGACGACAGCCAGTACAAGCGCGACCTGCACAACATCGAGCGGGTCGAAGTGCTCAAAGGTCCGGCGGCGGTACTTTATGGCCGAGGCAGCCAGGGCGGGATCGTCAACCGCGTGAGCAAGCTGCCCGAGTTCGGCCGTCGCTCGACCATCGAGGCCCAGGGCGGCAGCGAAGACCTGCGCAGCCTGTACGCCGACCTCAGCACCGACCCCAGCGAAAACCTCAGCCTGCGCCTGAACATGGGCAACATGGATGAAAACAGCTTTCGCGACGGCGTCAGCGGCAACCGGCAGTTGTTCGCGCCGTCGATGAGCTGGCAGCTGACTCCGGACCTGAACTGGCTGGTGCAATACGAATACAGTCGCTACAACCGCACGCCGGATCGCGGCATTCCGGGGGTGAATGGCCGTCCCGCAGACGTAGGTCGTGACACCACCTACGGCAACGATCACGATTTCATCGACGACAAGGCGCAATCCCTGCGCTCGAAATTCACCTACGAGATCAACGACGCCTGGCAACTGCGCCAGACCCTCGGTGTGTTCAAGCTCGACAGCGATTTCGACAACACCTATCTGACCGGCTTCGACCCGAAAACCAACAAGGTCGCGCGCCAGCACTGGCAGCAGGATCTGACCACCCGCAACGTCTACAACAACCTCGAACTGGAAGGCGGTTTCGATACCTTTGGCCTTGAGCATCGCCTGTTGACCGGCGTCGAGATCGGCAGCCAGCGCCGCGATCCGAAGTTGTACAACGCCGCCACCGGCAAGACACCCGGCGCACAACCGGTGCCGTCGCTCGACCTGTTCAACCCCAACCGCGAGCTGCGCCACACCGGCAGCATGCAAACGTTCAGCGACAGCCACACCGAAGTCGAAAGCCGCGCGGTCTACGTCCAGGATCAACTGCGCCTGAATGATCAATGGCAACTGCTGGCCGGCCTGCGCTACGACACCTTCGATATCGAGTCGACCAACAAGCTCAAGAACATCACTGAGGATCGCGACAGCCACAGCACCAGCCCGCGCTTCGGGATTGTCTGGACGCCGCTGCAGAACCATTCGTTCTACGCCTCCTGGTCCAAGACTTTCTCGCCAGTGGGTGGCGGCCTGATCGGCATCACTCCGGGCGCTGCCGGCAACACCAACGACTTGAGCCCGGAGCTGACCAAACAGAAAGAAATCGGCGTGAAAAGCGACTGGCTCGATGATCGCTTGAGCACCACGCTGGCGGTCTACGACCTGGAACTCTACAACCGTCGCACCAGCGATCCGAACGATCCGACCCTGACCGTCATGACCGGTTTGCAGCGCTCGCGCGGCATCGAGCTGACCGCCACCGGCAAACTCGTTGGCAACTGGTACATGCGCGGTGGCGTCGGCGTGCAGGACACCACCATCGAGAAGGACAACAACGGTCTGGAAGGCAAACGCGTCAACAACGTGGCCAAACACAACGGCAGCCTGTTCCTGACCTGGAAACCGGAGATGGGCTGGTACGGCGAAACCGGCCTGACCCTGGTTGGTCAGCGCTATGCCGACAATGCCAATACCACCGTGCTGCCGGGTTATGGCCGCTGGGATGCGCTGGTCGGTTATCGCTTCAAGGACTGGGACTTGCGCACGGCACTGAACAACATCACCGACCGCGAGTATTACGCCTCGGCCACCAGCCAGTATCAGATCCAGCCAGGCGCACCGCGCAGCGTGGTGATGACCGGTACCTATAGTTTTTAA